The sequence below is a genomic window from Desulfuribacillus stibiiarsenatis.
TTGCTTACACCAAGTTCGTACGGTCATTCCACTATCTTGGCATTCCATTATTAGCTTTGACCACTGTTCCTTGCGGAACTGGATTTTTACTTGGGTTATTTCATCCATGAATAATACCTCCATCGTATAGCTTTAGAGTACTTGAAAAACTTGAAAAACTCTAACTCTAAAAACTATAAATGTTATTTTGAAGGTATTATTACATGAATCATATTAAATTGTAAGGCACCATGTTATTGAGCGGTTACTATTAATGTGGCCAGATTATCAATTTAGTCAAGATAACATTATGGTAACAAGACGTTGGGAAACAAAGGGAATGCTCGACGCTTGGGCATTTTATAAGTTGGAAAGATTTAATTACGATTTTGCTGAAGATGAGGAGAAACATGCGTTTAGAAAAACAATGAGTCGTATTATCGATAATGCCAAGTCTGAAGGACAGATTCTCATGCTACCAACAGTAGCTAAAGCAGATGAGCCGATTGATCAATGGGCTAGCATGAGTAAAGCTTACGACATAGGAGCGTTCGTGACCAAATATTACGACAGACAGAAAAAGGTACTTCGTGATCGTTACTCTGCTCGTTATCAGCCATACCTTATCGTCAATCTTTATGAGGTTGAAATTGAAGACGAATTTAATCGTATAGCAAATCGCTATACGGGTGACAACTTTAAAGATAGGCTGATAAACGGTTCAAAAGATCTATGGAATCGTTATCTTAAAACAATAGAAGGGAATGCTTGGATTTCACAAGCAGATTGGCAAGAAATCTTAAATAAAGAAAAGTCATTAAAAAATAGGCTTAGCCGTTTTTGCCGACTAGATGCATGCGATCAGAAGGAAATTGAATGGCTCGTTGCAAGGAATTTATATAAAGGCATTGGGGAACCAAAGCTATTATCAGAATTAAGAGATTGGACAATACCGTTTGAGGTACAAGATGACCTTTATCGCCCGACACGAACACTACGATTCCTTATGAATGGAGACACAGAATTTAAGAATCGCCATGTAGAAGTCAAGCAATTGGCAGGGACGGCATATCAGATGTATTTCACATTAAGCGAGATACCAACCGATGGACTTGAATTTCCTGGACAAGAATTCCTATATCACGCACTACAAGCAGAATATCCTGTTGATATCAGTGTGAAATTTAAACCAATAAAAGATAAAAAGGTACGAAAGAAACTGAAGAACATCCGGCTGGACATTGACGACCAAGAAGAGATGTCAGGGGACTCCAGCGACGACCAGTTTAATGATGTACAAGAATTTGAGTCGGAGATTAAGAAATCCAGTGAAAGTGTAATGATGGCGAGCTTCTCATTTGGGTTAAACTCTCACAACTTAGAGGAGCTTCAAGAAAATGCAGACAACTTTATGAGCCATATGGAAACCTGCAATGTGCAAGTAGTAAACCCTTTTGGAGATCAAGAGCGTCATTTCGTGGATTTCTTGCCATGCACATCATTAGTAGTTGCAGAAGACTTCCATCATTGTTGCTTCCCTGATGCAATAGCCGGAGGAATGGCAAACGCTAGTATGAACGTTGGAGATCCTTACGGGATTTACATAGGCTGGAATGGTAGCTTAGGAGCGCCTGTGTTTACTCAGTATCCATTATTACCAAGTCATGGGATGAGTGGTGGAGCAGCTGCGTTTGGTCCTCCTGGATCAGGTAAGTCTGTAGTCATGAATCTTAAAGGAATCGAAACAGTGTATCATGGTGGACGAGCACTATTCTTTGA
It includes:
- a CDS encoding ATP-binding protein; protein product: MWPDYQFSQDNIMVTRRWETKGMLDAWAFYKLERFNYDFAEDEEKHAFRKTMSRIIDNAKSEGQILMLPTVAKADEPIDQWASMSKAYDIGAFVTKYYDRQKKVLRDRYSARYQPYLIVNLYEVEIEDEFNRIANRYTGDNFKDRLINGSKDLWNRYLKTIEGNAWISQADWQEILNKEKSLKNRLSRFCRLDACDQKEIEWLVARNLYKGIGEPKLLSELRDWTIPFEVQDDLYRPTRTLRFLMNGDTEFKNRHVEVKQLAGTAYQMYFTLSEIPTDGLEFPGQEFLYHALQAEYPVDISVKFKPIKDKKVRKKLKNIRLDIDDQEEMSGDSSDDQFNDVQEFESEIKKSSESVMMASFSFGLNSHNLEELQENADNFMSHMETCNVQVVNPFGDQERHFVDFLPCTSLVVAEDFHHCCFPDAIAGGMANASMNVGDPYGIYIGWNGSLGAPVFTQYPLLPSHGMSGGAAAFGPPGSGKSVVMNLKGIETVYHGGRALFFDPKGDRTFWDKAIPGLQGKASVANFGGKEAESDRGKFDPFRLYPDNPMKAMSIFSDSWQFLLDLEAGDMRVTALEESAQLLKEMPMDERNTSALLDRYQDIYKKEQVTKPEYGQLYRQIKAKADHPLVGLLVGNGSEIPFSTDYLLTVIQVHGLSFPDPEAGGNMDLSSEQRISLACFMGIMGFAFKFLEQRDILNFVGLDEIWSISRIPKGKQFVSKLNREGRALKNLVFMATQEPQDLKGLEQYLNNIYIYKQKGTKNAGDACDMLGIPNTEANRSTVLSLEKYHCLFRDQHERVSQVRIEITDPDLLKAFDTTPI